The DNA window GTTGTTCTGCAGCTTGGGCGTGAGGGCGATGAGGCGCCGGAGCACGTCCAGGAATCGGTCTTCACGCAGGGAGAGCGCGGTCATGGGCGCGCGATTGGAGCCCAGGTTCCCCTGGCGCGGTACTCAAAAACGACAACGCCGGGGCGTGAGGAGCGCCCCGGCGTCGGGTCCATCAAGAAGTCACCGCTTCGGGCTTCAGCGGTAGGTCAGCGCCTGCGAGTCCATGCGCGCCACCTGGCCCGCGGTGAACGAGTTCATGCAGGAGTCGTCGGTGTAGTCCATGAAGTTGGTGATGGGGTCCACGCCGGCGGCGGAGCAGGTGTTGCGGCCCGTGGGGCAGCCGAAGGCGGCGGAGGCCTCCGCCGGGGTGTCGCTGACGGAGTCACCCGGGTTGGCGCAGCCGCCCTGGAACGTGTGGTACAGGCCCAGCCAGTGGCCGACCTCGTGCGTGCCCGTGTCGCCCAGGTTGTACGGAGCGGAGCTGCCGCCCGGCACGCTGGAGTGCAGAATCACGACGCCGTCCATGATGGGGTCGCTGGTGTAGCTGGAGGGGAACGTCGCCCAGCCCAGCAGGCCGCCGCTCGGCGCCGCGGAGTAGAGGTTCAGCGCGTTCTTGCCGCCCTTGCGCAGGGCCGTCTTCACGGCGCGCTCGGTGGTCGCGTTGCCAATGCCCGTGAACCACGCGGAGTTCGTCGTGCGCGTCGTCGCCGTCAGCGTGAACTTGAACGGCGTGTTCGCGTAGGCCGCGTTCAGCACGTTCATCTGGTTGGTAATCATCGCCGTGGTGAGGTCGCCGTTCGCCACGCCCGTGCCCTTGTTGATGACATGGAAGTAGACGGGGATGGTCACCGAGCCATTGGGACGCGCGTACGCGGACACCACGCGCTCCTGCTCGTAGCGGCGCTCCATGTCCGCCATCTCCTCGTGCGTCGGATTCACGCGGCAGCCGCGCGCTTCCAGGACCTGCTGCGTGGGCTGCTCCTCGCCCGCGGGAGGCTTGGTGTCTCCCTGCGACTCCGGGGCGTTGTTGGAACAGCCGGACAGCGCAACCAGGGCACCGACGACCACGGCGAAACGACCGCTGCGACGCACGACACTGGACATTCCCGACTCCTCGGAAAATGCGGGGGAAGCCTGATATTCGTGAATGATTACCCTTACGTCAAACGGGTCACAGAAGCCCCGTCCCGAACGGCGCTCCAAACACTTTCGTCTCACCGCGTCAGCGGTAGGTCTGAGCCATCGCATCCATGCGAGCCGCCTGGCCTGGCGTGAAGGAGTTCATGCAGGCGTCATCGGTGGCATCCATGAAGTTGTGGATGGGGTCCACGCCCAGGGGGGCACAGGTGTCGCGGCCCGTGGGGCAGCCATAGGCGGGAGAGGCCTCCGCCGACGTATCGCTGACGGCGTCCCCCGGGCTCACGCAGCCGCCTTGATACGTGTGATACAGGCCCAGCCAGTGGCCGACCTCGTGCGTGGCCGTGTCGCCCTGGTTGAAAGGGGCGGCGGAGCCCCCGGGCACGGTGGTGTACAGGAGCACCACGCCATCCAGCTTGGGATTGCTGGCGTAGTCGGCGGGAAACGTCGAGTGGCCCAGCAGGTTGTTCTTCAGGTTCGCGGTGTAGAGGTTCAGCGCGTTCTTGCCGCCCTCCCGCAGGGCGACCTTGATGGCGGGGCCGAAGTTCTCGAAGGCGACGGGGTCCGTCGTGCGCGTCGTCTTCGTCAGCGTGAACCGGAAGGGTGTATTCGCATAGGCCGCGTTCAGCACCGCCACCTGGTCGTTGATCATCTTCGCGGTGAGGTCGCCGTTCACCACGCCCGTGCCCTTGTTGATGACATGGAAGTAGAGGGGGACCTCCACCGAGCCGATGGGGCGCACGTACGCGGACACCGCGCGCTCCTGCTGGAAGCGCCGCTCCAGGTCCGCCATCTCCTCGGCGGTGGGATTCACGTCGCAGCCCCGGCCCGCGAGGACCCGCTGCGTGAGCGGAGCCTCTCTCTCGGACGGCGTTTCGCTGGAACAACCCGACAAGACCCCGAGGGCAACGACGACTCCGGCAAGACGACCCTGCATTCCAGACCCCCTTGAGCAGGCAAAGGGGCCCATTATCCAGACGCGCGTTGGAATCACCAAACGACGGAGCCAGCTCGCGCGCCTCGCGCGCGTCACTCCCGCCGGGATGACGTTGCGCACCTCTCGGCACGGAGTGCAAGGCATTGCACGACGAGAGACCTCACCACGAGCACCGGGAAGACAGTCATCCGAACCGGCGGCAAGGAGTGGTCGCGAGTCTCCGCGCGGGCAGCCTGCTGCTCACGGACTGTGACGAGAGGAAGAAGTCCGAGCCGGGCCCTCAGGGGGATGGGGCCACCAGGAGCGGCGCCGCGGAGCCTCCCTCATCAAGGCCTTCCAGCCACTTCGTCTGGCACATGACATTGCGCCCCCCGCGGCTCCGAGCAGACGCGCCAAAGAAGAGAAGAGGTCGCGCCTGGGGATGGAAGCATTGCGCGCTCAGCGTCTATCTTCACCTCTTCAAGAAGGTCATGCGAACTGCTCGCCCTGGGGGGCCCATGTGGGCACTGCGCAACCAGACGGCCTATGCCGCCGAGCGGAACTGGACGCGAGACAAGAGTGGCGTGCACCACTGGCTCGTGGCGGTGAAGGCGGCGTTCCTCGTCGCGCCGGATGGACGGCTGTCCCTGGCTGAGGAGCAGCCCCCTCCTGTCCTCTCTCCGGAGTACCGAGGTGAACCTGGAAGCTCCAGCCTGCGGTACGACTCGGACCTGCTCGCGTTCAAGCCCGTGACGGATGTGCTGGTCGAAGCGAGTGCCCATGCGCCTGGGGGCAAGCCCACCCCGAGCGTCCCCGTCGCGCTGCGGTTCGCCCAGGTGCGCAAGTCGCTGGTGGTGCACGGCACTCGCGTGTTCATGAATGGCTTCGCGGGTGTGGTTCCCTCGAAGCCCGTGCCCTTCATTGAGCGGCCCATCGTCTACGAGTGGGCATATGGGGGATATGACCAGCCAGGGAGGGATGCGCGCGAGCATCGGATGGACCCGCGCAACCCCGTCGGGAAGGGCATCGCCGTGAAGCCCGCGAGGCTGTTGGGGCAACCGGCACCTGCCATCGAATATGCCGAAGGGCCCATCGAGAAGATGGGGCCCGCGGGGTTCGGCCCTATCGCCGCGGGCTGGTCTCCGCGCAGGGAGCTGGGCGGGACCTTCGACGCAAACTGGGAGCGAAAGCAGAAGCCCCTTCTCCCTACGGACTACGACGAGCGCTTCGCGCTCAGCGCTCCCCACGACCAACGCCCGGACCAGCACCTCCGGGGAGGCGAGCGCATGGAACTCGTCAACCTGACGCCGGAAGGGGTCCTTCGCTTCGACCTGCCCAAGCTCTACTTCGTCATGACGACCTGGTTCGGACGAGAAGCGCGGGAGCACCGCGCGCGACTGGCAACGGTCTTCATCGACACGGCCCGGATGCGGTTGGAACTGGTGTGGCAGAGCACCCTGCGTGTCCCGCCGAAGGATGTGGACCACCTCGACCAGACGGACATCGAGGAGAAGCCATTCCTGTCATGACCGCCCCAGCACGAATCGTGGCGGTCGCGGCGCGAACGCCTATTGGATTGACGGCGGAGAGCAGCGCCGCCTCGGCACGCGCGCGCCTGTCGAGGCTCGCGACCCATCCGTTCATGGTGGACGGGTTGGGGCAGCCCCTCATCTGCGCTCGCGATGGACTGCTCGATGAGGCGTTGCCGGGGCCCGCGCGACTGACGGCGCTCGCTGGCGCCGCGCTGGAGGAAGTTGTCTTCAAGCTGGCGGTCCTCGGGGAGATGCGGCAGCCGCCAAAGGTCCTGCTCGCGCTGCCAGAGACGCGTCCAGGGTTCTCCGAGGATGACGCCACGAAGGTCGTCGAAGGGCTTGGCACCCTGCTGCGTCCGAGCAAGGCCTCACCTCGGTTCGAGGTCGCGGGTCGGGGGCACGCGGGCGCACTCCACGCGCTGTCGGTGGCAACCCAACGCATCCGCCAGGGCGCCGAGGACCTCTGCATCGTGCTGGGCGTGGACGGGTACCTCGAAGCAGACACACTCGACTGGCTCGCGGCCCATCGCCAATTGGCGGGCGAGGGGGTTCGGACGGGATTCTTCCCAGGCGAGGCCGCGGGCGCCCTGGCCGTGGCGCGAGCGTCTGTTCAGGAGCGCTCCGGATTGCCTCTGCTTGCGTCCCTGCGAGGGACCGGAACCGCTGTCGAGGCGCGAGGCATCCAGGGGGATGCCGAGGTGCTGGGAGAGGGACTGAGCCAGGCCATCCTCGAAGCGGCGACCGGCCTCCGGCTCCCCGAAGAGCGGTTGGACGCCGTGTACTGCGACATCAACGGAGAACGCTACCGGACCGAGGAGTGGGGCTTCGCGGTGCTTCGGACCCAACAGCTGCTTCGGGACTCGGCCTACATCTCGTCAGTCGACTGCTGGGGAGAGGTGGGGGCCGCGTCAGGTGCCTTGTCGTGTGTGCTGGCAACGCAGTCCTGGGTTCGTGGCTACGCATCGGGGCCGAGAGCACTCGTCTGGGGCAGCTCGGAGGGAGGCCTGCGGGCAGCCGCGGTCCTCGAAGCAGGGCCACCCTCGAGGAGGGAACCATGAGTGTCACCGTCCACGCGCCGAAGACACCTGTGACGAAGGGAAGCTCGGGCCTTGCCGTGGCGACGTTGCCCAACGTCTGCAAGATGCCGGGGCCTCCCGCGCCCTTCGTACCCACGCCACTCCCCAATATCGGCAAGAGCGGCGACTCGCCCAAGGGGTACTCGAAGTCTGTCACCATCGAGGGAGACACCATCG is part of the Myxococcus landrumus genome and encodes:
- a CDS encoding zinc metalloprotease; amino-acid sequence: MSSVVRRSGRFAVVVGALVALSGCSNNAPESQGDTKPPAGEEQPTQQVLEARGCRVNPTHEEMADMERRYEQERVVSAYARPNGSVTIPVYFHVINKGTGVANGDLTTAMITNQMNVLNAAYANTPFKFTLTATTRTTNSAWFTGIGNATTERAVKTALRKGGKNALNLYSAAPSGGLLGWATFPSSYTSDPIMDGVVILHSSVPGGSSAPYNLGDTGTHEVGHWLGLYHTFQGGCANPGDSVSDTPAEASAAFGCPTGRNTCSAAGVDPITNFMDYTDDSCMNSFTAGQVARMDSQALTYR
- a CDS encoding zinc metalloprotease; the protein is MQGRLAGVVVALGVLSGCSSETPSEREAPLTQRVLAGRGCDVNPTAEEMADLERRFQQERAVSAYVRPIGSVEVPLYFHVINKGTGVVNGDLTAKMINDQVAVLNAAYANTPFRFTLTKTTRTTDPVAFENFGPAIKVALREGGKNALNLYTANLKNNLLGHSTFPADYASNPKLDGVVLLYTTVPGGSAAPFNQGDTATHEVGHWLGLYHTYQGGCVSPGDAVSDTSAEASPAYGCPTGRDTCAPLGVDPIHNFMDATDDACMNSFTPGQAARMDAMAQTYR
- a CDS encoding DUF2169 family type VI secretion system accessory protein; the protein is MWALRNQTAYAAERNWTRDKSGVHHWLVAVKAAFLVAPDGRLSLAEEQPPPVLSPEYRGEPGSSSLRYDSDLLAFKPVTDVLVEASAHAPGGKPTPSVPVALRFAQVRKSLVVHGTRVFMNGFAGVVPSKPVPFIERPIVYEWAYGGYDQPGRDAREHRMDPRNPVGKGIAVKPARLLGQPAPAIEYAEGPIEKMGPAGFGPIAAGWSPRRELGGTFDANWERKQKPLLPTDYDERFALSAPHDQRPDQHLRGGERMELVNLTPEGVLRFDLPKLYFVMTTWFGREAREHRARLATVFIDTARMRLELVWQSTLRVPPKDVDHLDQTDIEEKPFLS